The stretch of DNA CGTCGTCGTGCCCAACGGCGTGGCCGTCGACGTGACCGTCGACGCAGCCATCGACGCAGCCGGAGACACGGGCGGAAACACGGGCGGCGACACGGGCCACGACCGCGCCGTTCGCGCAGCCCGAGGCGCGGATCCCACCCCCGACACCACCGCACCGCTGGCCGTCTGGCTCGGCGTGATGGCCCCGGTCAAGCGCGTCGACCTGCTCGTGCGTGCCGTCGCGCAGGTGCCCGGCCTGCGCCTGCGCCTGGTGGGCGACGGACCGGAGCGAGCGGTGGTCGAGGCGACGATCGATGCCCTGCACCTGCGCGACCGGGTCGAGCTGACCGGCTTCCTCGCCGAGCCGGAGGCGGCGCTCGCCGAGGCCGACCTGTTCGTCCTGCCGTCGGCTGCGGAGGCCTGCCCGCTGGCGCTGCTGCAGGCGATGGCGCTCGGCCTGCCGGCGATCGTCACCCGCGCCGGTGGCCTGCCCGAGGTCGTCCGCGACGGCGTCGAGGGGCTGCTCGTGGAGACCGACGACGTCCGCGCGCTCACCACCGCCCTCGACCGGCTGGCACGGGACCCGGCGCTGCGATCGCTGCTGGGCGACGCCGCCCGCGCACGAGCGCTGAGCGACCTCACGGCAGCGCGTTGCGCGGACCGACTGCTCGACGTCTACAGGGAGGTAGCCCGATGAGGATCCTCAACGTCATCCCGGTGATGGGCTCCGGTGGGGCCGAGACCCTGGCCGAGGCCCTGGTGCTGGACCAGCTGCGCGCCGGCGACCACAGCACGATCGCCTCGGCGGGCGGCTTCCGCCTCGCGCCGCTGGCCGCGGCAGGAGCCGAGGTGGTGCCGCTGCGGCTGCAGGGGCGCCGTCCGGCGGATCTGCTCGCCTCCGTACGCCGTCTCCGCGCCGCGGCGAGGCATCAGCACCCCGACCTGGTGCACGCCCACAACGTCAAGGCCGCGCTGGTCGCCGGGCTCGCGATCGGCGGGTCGGCGCCGATCATGGTGACGGTCCACGGCGTCCCGGACCGGTCGTACGCGGCCGCCGCGGCGATCGTGCGCCGGGCCGCGGACGAGGTCGTCGCGGTGTCGTCCGACGTCGCCCGCCGGCTGCTGGCCAGCGGCGTACCCGCAGAGCGGCTCTCGGTCATCGAGAACGGCATCGCGACGCCACACGCCCCCGACCGGGGGCCGGCCCGAGCACTCCTCGGCCTGCCCGAGACGGCGACGGTGCTGGTGTGCGTGGCCCGGATGGTCCTGCAGAAGCGACACGACCTCCTCCTCGAGGCGTTCCGCCGGGCTCTTCCCTCGCTGCCGGCGGACACGGTGCTGCTGCTCGTCGGTGACGGCCCGACCAGGCCGTCGGTCGAGGCCGACGTCCGGGCTGCCGGTCTGTCGGATCGGGTGCACCTGCTGGGCGAGCGCGACGACGTGCCCACCATCCTGGCCGCCGCCGACCTCGCCGTGCTGCCGACGTCGTGGGAGGGCCTGCCGATCAGCGTCCTGGAGGCGATGGCGCTCGGGGTACCCGTCCTCGCCAGCGATGTCGGCGACCTGCGCAGCGCTCTGGGCGACGCGATCGACCTGGTGCAGCCGGGGTCCGCCGAGCTCCTCGGCGTGGCGCTGCGCGACCTGATCCGCGACCCGGCCCGCCGGATGCGGCTGAGCGCGAGCGGCCGGGCCACCGTCGCCGCGCGCTTCGGTGCCGAGCGGATGCTGGCCGGCTACCGCGCCGGCTACACGGGCCTGGCCGGGCCGGTCTCCGGCGGCTCCCGCCCCGGTGCCGGCCACGCCTCCGCGGGCTCGGCCGCCCTGGCCGGAGG from Nocardioides sp. BP30 encodes:
- a CDS encoding glycosyltransferase, whose amino-acid sequence is MRILNVIPVMGSGGAETLAEALVLDQLRAGDHSTIASAGGFRLAPLAAAGAEVVPLRLQGRRPADLLASVRRLRAAARHQHPDLVHAHNVKAALVAGLAIGGSAPIMVTVHGVPDRSYAAAAAIVRRAADEVVAVSSDVARRLLASGVPAERLSVIENGIATPHAPDRGPARALLGLPETATVLVCVARMVLQKRHDLLLEAFRRALPSLPADTVLLLVGDGPTRPSVEADVRAAGLSDRVHLLGERDDVPTILAAADLAVLPTSWEGLPISVLEAMALGVPVLASDVGDLRSALGDAIDLVQPGSAELLGVALRDLIRDPARRMRLSASGRATVAARFGAERMLAGYRAGYTGLAGPVSGGSRPGAGHASAGSAALAGGRR
- a CDS encoding glycosyltransferase family 4 protein is translated as MRIVQLITQARGGPVDHAVEMALAFAERGHDSHLIGPPGDYADRLRGSSAHWHGAAMSGALDLRGGRAVVRHLARLRPDVLHAQDRRAGLLGRLWARRATPCVYTLHGVPDSLADLVPGNVAVAPRRRRDGLAYLRAERQLARLSGSVVVTPCEAVATYARRHVGVPADRVVVVPNGVAVDVTVDAAIDAAGDTGGNTGGDTGHDRAVRAARGADPTPDTTAPLAVWLGVMAPVKRVDLLVRAVAQVPGLRLRLVGDGPERAVVEATIDALHLRDRVELTGFLAEPEAALAEADLFVLPSAAEACPLALLQAMALGLPAIVTRAGGLPEVVRDGVEGLLVETDDVRALTTALDRLARDPALRSLLGDAARARALSDLTAARCADRLLDVYREVAR